Proteins from a genomic interval of Plasmodium reichenowi strain SY57 chromosome 13, whole genome shotgun sequence:
- a CDS encoding RNA-binding protein, putative: MSDNNATDILFVGGIDETIDEKSLYDIFSSFGDIRNIEVPLNMTTKKNRGFAFVEYVEVDDAKHALYNMNNFELNGKRIHVNYSKTKKADHYKPIWIDEMYNQEKMKELEEENLNDDSLKGDS, encoded by the exons atGAGTGATAATAATGCAACAGATATTTTGTTTGTTGGAGGCATTGATGAAACGATAGACGAAAAAAGTTTGtatgatattttttcatcttttgGTGATATAAGGAATATTGAAGTACCATTAAATATGACTACAA aaaaaaataggGGCTTTGCTTTTGTGGAATATGTAGAAGTCGATGATGCAAAACACGCACTGTacaatatgaataattttgAATTGAATGGAAAAAGGATTCATGTCAATTATTCCAAGACCAAAAAAGCTGACCATTATAAGCCAA tTTGGATTGACGAAATGTATAATCAAGAAAAGATGAAGGAACTCGAAGAGGAAAATTTAAAT GATGATTCTTTAAAAGGGGACAGCTGA
- a CDS encoding dihydrolipoyllysine-residue succinyltransferase component of 2-oxoglutarate dehydrogenase complex, putative produces MTKNLIFRLNKSLLHHVKSFNRTFLNHKYNSNANIEGSLKRYFSIETIKVPRLGDSITEGTINEWKKKVGDYVKADETITIIDTDKVSVDINSKVSGGVSKIFADVGDVVLVDAPLCEIDTSVEPPEDICKTKEEVGESKNNENNYTFNQINRDIKDESHIKDEVSKNEKDIFGKDPICFGNDYESINERTERRVRMLPIRKRIAERLKESQNTCALLTTFNECDMSKAMLLRSELNEIFQKKYSCKLGFVSLFMYASTLALKQMPNVNAYIENDEIVYKNYIDISVAVATPNGLTVPVIRNCQNKNLPQLELALSDLATKARSNKLSIDDFSGGTFTISNGGVFGSMLSTPIINMPQSAILGMHTIKNRPVVVNNEIVIRPIMYLALTYDHRLLDGREAVQFLCAIRDYIENPNLMLIDC; encoded by the exons ATGACAAAGAATCTTATATTTCGattaaat aaATCCTTATTACATCATGTCAAAAGTTTTAATAGAACATTTTTAAACCATAAGTATAATTCAAATGCAAATATTGAAGGGTCACTTAAGAGATATTTTTCCATAG AAACCATTAAAGTACCTAGACTTGGTGATTCAATCACTGAAGGTACGATAAATgaatggaaaaaaaaagtggGAGATTATGTTAAGGCGGATGAAACGATAACAATTATCGATACAGATAAAGTTAGTGTTGATATAAATTCTAAAGTAAGTGGAGGGGTATCCAAAATTTTTGCGGATGTAGGAGATGTTGTTTTGGTAGATGCACCTTTATGTGAAATTGATACTTCTGTAGAACCACCTGAAGATATTTGTAAAACTAAAGAGGAAGTAGGAgaaagtaaaaataatgaaaataattatacatttaatCAAATAAATAGAGATATTAAAGATGAATCGCATATAAAAGATGAAGTTagtaaaaatgaaaaagatatttttGGAAAAGATCCTATATGTTTTGGAAATGATTATGAATCAATAAATGAAAGAACAGAAAGAAGAGTCCGTATGTTACCtataagaaaaagaatTGCGGAACGATTAAAGGAATCACAAAATACATGTGCTTTATTAACAACATTTAATGAATGTGATATGTCTAAGGCAATGTTATTAAGAAGTGAATTAAATGaaatttttcaaaaaaaatattcatgTAAATTAGGATTtgtatcattatttatgtatgcATCAACATTGGCTTTAAAACAAATGCCAAATGTAAATGcatatatagaaaatgatgaaattgtatataaaaattatatagatatatcTGTAGCAGTAGCTACACCAAATGGCTTAACCGTTCCAGTTATAAGAAATTgtcaaaataaaaatttacCACAATTAGAATTAGCCTTATCTGATTTAGCTACAAAAGCACGatcaaataaattatcGATTGATGATTTTAGTGGTGGTACATTTACAATATCTAATGGAGGTGTTTTTGGTAGTATGTTAAGTACTCCTATTATTAATATGCCACAGTCAGCTATTCTAGGAATGCatacaataaaaaatagaCCAGTAGTTGTCAATAATGAAATTGTGATTAGACCAATTATGTACCTTGCCCTTACATATGATCATAGATTATTAGACGGAAGAGAAGCCGTACAATTTTTATGTGCAATAAGAGATTATATAGAAAACCCTAATCTAATGTTAATTGATTGTTAA
- a CDS encoding hypothetical protein (conserved Plasmodium protein, unknown function), whose product MKKINKKNCTNNDEKNLLIYDKSSKIGCIYFIGMSTNMYRGKIIVKKNSISEKIIRYTNLNDHLLLIKNGDFNFKQTAILIKGITALLHRQLEVLLSDFYSMYKKLLYSNLNINKNNINGMMRKLRRNKKFKIKKNILSLHDVDYENNDRKDLFMKSGGNYLYKNKNIANINDILLKESNELHLNDYNFGNDDFLNEENMIYKDMLTNSSSFQYSKVNNFYTVNMDMNNFNTNAFTQDINTQNNINHTLIFNEKKQKDNIHNIKINNISSASLFTSKDISLKENDFSYSGMMNSIIFFNNDIIIKNNINEKYKNVNHELEENNYPKKKIINNNDINNNNINNNCSNNNNNNNNGKKRIHSEIDEEIILKDNVWLDLYKKNKKYKMSSINHVDYNFKQIDYFCLSFLNKEKQNKKYNTYNTYNTIPSVSFYKQTKNYISLDARKDLYNLLDINVLQNQKSNMQPNNLKLIHTKSSLSSSLKRKTSKDDLNFERLRQHFNENHFLDIHLGNNNNQNIKKRKYTKNDSLIDNSYDMNYDFDQMSDLNNKIYDDNESIHFNNNNNNNRGQNKLSYQYYNNNITLSDNFKETLSVPSSKLVNRRSCTSSQNTYDEELQKLKKYISKLTIYNHNIIEFDNIFPPKKISDKNISLIFYNLLVLASNDELDLIQNFPNNKILIQVY is encoded by the coding sequence atgaaaaaaattaacaagaaaaattgcactaataatgatgagaagaatcttttaatatatgacAAGTCTAGTAAAATAGGatgcatatattttattggTATGAGTACAAATATGTATCGAGGGAAAATTATTGTTAAGAAAAATTCTATTAGTGAAAAGATTATTAGATATACTAATTTAAATgatcatttattattaataaagaatggcgattttaattttaaacaAACAGCAATATTAATTAAAGGTATAACGGCATTATTACATAGACAACTTGAAGTATTATTAAGTGATTTTTATTctatgtataaaaaattattatatagtaatttgaatataaataagaataatataaatggtATGATGAGAAAATtaagaagaaataaaaaatttaaaataaaaaaaaacattttatcATTACATGATGTAgattatgaaaataatgataggaaagatttatttatgaaaagtggtggaaattatttatataaaaataagaatatagctaatataaatgatatattattaaaagaaagTAATGAATTACATTTAAACGATTATAATTTTGGAAATGATGATTTCCttaatgaagaaaatatgatatataagGATATGCTTACAAACTCATCATCTTTTCAATATTCTAAagttaataatttttatacaGTTAATATggatatgaataattttaatacCAACGCTTTTACGCAAGATATAAACacacaaaataatataaatcatacattaatttttaatgaaaaaaaacaaaaagataatatacataatataaaaataaataatatttctagTGCTAGTTTGTTTACTAGTAAAGATATTAGTcttaaagaaaatgattTTTCATATAGTGGTATGATGAATAGtattatctttttcaataatgatattattattaaaaataatataaatgaaaaatataaaaatgtaaacCATGAActtgaagaaaataattacccaaaaaaaaaaattataaataataatgatataaataataacaatataaataataattgtagcaataataataataataataataatggtaAAAAGAGGATACATTCAGAAATAGATgaagaaattattttaaaagataatgTATGGCttgatttatataaaaaaaataaaaaatataaaatgtcTTCTATAAACCATGTTGATTACAATTTTAAACAAATTGATTATTTTTgtctttcttttttaaataaagaaaaacaaaataaaaaatataatacatataatacatataatacTATACCTTCTGTTAGTTTTTATAAACAAAccaaaaattatatatcattagACGCTAGGAAAGATTTATATAACTTATTAGATATAAACGTTCTACAAAATCAAAAAAGTAATATGCAACCTAATAATCTGAAACTTATTCATACCaaatcatcattatcatcttcattaaaaagaaaaacaagTAAAGATGATTTAAACTTTGAACGACTAAGACAACATTTTAATGAAAATCATTTCTTAGATATTCATTTaggaaataataataatcaaaacataaaaaaaagaaaatatacaaaaaatgaTTCTTTAATAGATAATTCATATGATATGAATTATGATTTTGATCAAATGAGTGATttaaacaataaaatatatgatgataatgaatcaattcattttaataataataataataataatagaggacaaaataaattatcatatcaatattataataataatatcacATTAAGTGACAACTTTAAAGAAACACTTAGTGTTCCATCAAGTAAGTTAGTTAATAGAAGATCATGTACATCTTCACAAAATACTTATGATGAAGaattacaaaaattaaaaaaatatatttccaAACTTACTATATAcaatcataatattatagaatttgataatatatttcctccaaaaaaaatatcagataaaaatatttccctcatcttttataatttacTCGTACTTGCATCAAATGATGAATTAGATTTAATTCAAAACTTtccaaataataaaattcttatacaagtatattaa